Proteins from a genomic interval of Gordonia sp. SL306:
- the ppk2 gene encoding polyphosphate kinase 2, which yields MAKKAKEHDRPAKIPNKVYEAELFRLQTELVSLQEWVRSTGARVVVVFEGRDAAGKGGTIKRITEYLSPRVSRVAALPAPTDRERGQWYYQRYVAQLPAPGEIVLFDRSWYNRAGVEKVMGFCTPAEHTRFLRQTPIFEQMLIDDGILLRKYWFSVSDEEQLKRFRSRLNDPVRQWKLSPMDLEAVYRWEDYSRAKDEMMVHTDTALSPWYVVESDVKKHARLNMISHLLSTIDYEDVPLHKVELPKKPIDSGNYRRPPRSLSKYVPDHVAALLGGDH from the coding sequence ATGGCGAAGAAGGCGAAAGAACACGACCGTCCCGCGAAGATCCCCAACAAGGTCTACGAAGCCGAACTCTTCCGCCTGCAGACCGAGCTGGTCTCGCTCCAGGAATGGGTTCGGAGCACCGGCGCCCGCGTGGTGGTGGTCTTCGAGGGGCGCGACGCCGCGGGCAAGGGTGGCACCATCAAACGGATCACCGAGTACCTCAGCCCTCGGGTCAGCCGTGTGGCCGCATTGCCTGCGCCCACCGATCGCGAACGCGGACAGTGGTACTACCAGCGCTATGTGGCACAGCTGCCCGCGCCGGGCGAGATCGTCCTGTTCGACCGCTCGTGGTACAACCGCGCGGGCGTGGAGAAGGTGATGGGGTTCTGCACCCCGGCCGAACACACCCGATTCCTGCGCCAGACACCGATCTTCGAGCAGATGCTGATCGACGACGGGATCCTGTTGCGCAAGTACTGGTTCTCGGTCTCCGACGAGGAGCAGCTCAAGCGATTCCGCTCGCGTCTGAACGACCCTGTCCGCCAGTGGAAACTCAGTCCGATGGATCTCGAGGCGGTCTACCGCTGGGAGGACTACTCCCGGGCCAAGGACGAGATGATGGTGCACACCGACACCGCGCTGAGCCCCTGGTATGTCGTCGAGTCCGATGTCAAGAAGCACGCTCGCCTCAACATGATCTCGCACCTGCTGTCCACCATCGACTACGAGGACGTTCCTCTGCACAAGGTCGAACTCCCGAAGAAACCCATCGACTCCGGCAATTACCGCCGGCCACCGCGATCGCTGTCCAAGTACGTCCCCGACCACGTGGCAGCGCTGCTGGGCGGCGATCACTGA
- a CDS encoding polysaccharide pyruvyl transferase family protein, translating to MPGLPSALRARFRIGAGDEDGDDEIIYLIAPSGHPNYGDELIALAWLQYLARTRPHALVVLDCHSPGQTSLLLRGVHPGAVFVDTLWQLAEYAADTTRTDGPDPTTPWTWVAQAATTFGPAPRLAEGVDVFRRASSVHLLGGGYVNQVWPHHVSLVAAIAELTRMTGVPAYATGQGLIPLLDEPAWSVLTDAIGVFTVFDVRDEASAQALSGIGARRHTGDDAWLAVGEGDGIDTVSDVDGTDSVSDVAGATRRPRHPEGVTLCLQSDLTDDFVAFGSTGLDALTRFIRATLDAWQVPAEAITVVEGIPGGDLEVPTRLGDRLDGATTVPFIDVWRKGLTVGRGDAWISTRFHPHLVAAAAGDPGVAVVTRPDYYATKHESLVAVGSRWTVVTGAETIPDRPTAGGFPEDARDRAVALKKALAQRIYPRRGRRSGDLRPRR from the coding sequence ATGCCCGGTCTTCCCTCGGCCCTCCGCGCTCGCTTCCGCATCGGAGCGGGCGACGAGGACGGTGACGACGAGATCATCTATCTCATCGCGCCGTCTGGACACCCGAATTACGGCGACGAGCTGATCGCGCTCGCCTGGTTGCAGTACCTGGCGCGGACACGCCCGCACGCACTGGTCGTGCTCGACTGCCACAGCCCGGGGCAGACCTCGTTGTTGCTGCGAGGTGTCCATCCGGGGGCGGTCTTCGTGGACACCCTGTGGCAGTTGGCCGAATACGCCGCCGACACCACGCGAACCGACGGCCCCGATCCCACGACACCCTGGACGTGGGTGGCCCAGGCCGCCACGACGTTCGGGCCGGCCCCCCGCCTCGCCGAAGGTGTGGACGTGTTCCGACGGGCGTCGTCGGTCCACCTCCTGGGCGGAGGTTACGTCAATCAGGTCTGGCCACACCATGTCTCGCTCGTCGCCGCCATCGCGGAACTCACCAGGATGACGGGGGTACCCGCGTACGCCACGGGGCAGGGGCTGATACCTCTGCTCGACGAGCCGGCGTGGTCGGTACTGACCGATGCCATCGGGGTGTTCACCGTGTTCGACGTCCGGGACGAGGCGTCGGCGCAAGCATTGTCGGGGATCGGGGCCCGGCGCCACACCGGCGACGATGCCTGGCTCGCCGTCGGCGAGGGCGACGGCATCGACACGGTCTCCGATGTCGACGGCACTGACAGTGTCTCCGACGTCGCCGGCGCGACACGCCGACCCCGCCACCCGGAGGGTGTGACGCTGTGTCTGCAATCCGATCTCACCGACGACTTCGTGGCGTTCGGGTCCACCGGTCTCGACGCACTGACCCGATTCATCCGTGCCACCCTCGACGCCTGGCAGGTCCCCGCCGAGGCGATCACCGTGGTCGAGGGCATTCCCGGAGGTGATCTGGAGGTACCGACGAGACTCGGCGACCGACTCGACGGCGCCACCACGGTGCCGTTCATCGACGTGTGGCGTAAAGGTCTGACGGTGGGGCGGGGCGATGCGTGGATCAGCACCAGATTCCACCCCCACCTGGTCGCGGCCGCCGCGGGCGACCCGGGCGTCGCGGTGGTCACACGCCCCGATTATTACGCGACCAAACACGAATCGCTGGTGGCCGTGGGCTCACGCTGGACCGTCGTCACCGGGGCCGAGACGATACCCGACCGCCCGACCGCAGGCGGCTTTCCCGAGGACGCCCGAGACCGCGCAGTCGCCTTGAAAAAAGCTCTGGCACAGAGGATCTATCCGCGTCGTGGTCGCCGGTCGGGAGATCTTCGCCCCCGTCGGTAG
- a CDS encoding DUF503 domain-containing protein has translation MWIGFAEFDYLLGDVHSLKHKRSVVRPIVAEIRRRFSVSAAEVGHLDAHRRAVIGVAVVAPDRTHVMDVLDEVERCAAGRPEVELLSVRRRVIASTDV, from the coding sequence ATGTGGATCGGTTTTGCGGAGTTCGATTACCTCCTCGGTGATGTGCACTCGCTCAAGCACAAGCGGTCCGTCGTGCGACCGATCGTCGCCGAGATCCGCAGGCGGTTCTCGGTGTCGGCAGCGGAGGTGGGGCATCTCGACGCCCACCGTCGTGCGGTGATCGGTGTGGCCGTGGTGGCGCCGGATCGCACGCACGTGATGGACGTCCTCGACGAGGTCGAACGCTGTGCCGCTGGCCGACCCGAGGTGGAGTTGTTGTCGGTCCGCCGGCGTGTCATCGCATCCACCGACGTGTGA
- a CDS encoding mismatch-specific DNA-glycosylase: MGFTREELLACRGVTVPDLIGDDCRMLFVGINPGLWTAAVGAHFARPGNRFYPALYRAGIVDRLVDASRGMSDDDRDLLCSSGIGITNVVERATATAAELSADELRAGGERLRATVRRVAPAVVAVAGITAYRSAFGLRRAVAGRQAQAWDGAAVWVVPNPSGLNAHETVESLATAYARAAREAGLLG; encoded by the coding sequence ATGGGATTCACCCGTGAGGAGTTGCTCGCCTGTCGTGGGGTCACGGTCCCGGATCTGATCGGCGACGATTGTCGGATGCTGTTCGTCGGCATCAACCCGGGACTGTGGACGGCGGCGGTGGGGGCACACTTCGCCCGCCCGGGCAACCGGTTCTATCCGGCTCTCTACCGTGCGGGCATCGTCGACCGGCTTGTCGATGCGTCGCGCGGCATGTCCGACGACGACCGGGACCTGCTGTGCAGCAGCGGTATCGGGATCACAAACGTGGTGGAACGGGCGACCGCGACGGCCGCGGAGCTGTCCGCTGACGAGCTGCGTGCCGGTGGCGAGCGCCTGCGTGCCACCGTGCGCAGGGTGGCGCCTGCCGTCGTCGCGGTCGCGGGAATCACCGCGTATCGGTCGGCGTTCGGTCTGCGCCGTGCGGTCGCCGGGCGCCAGGCACAGGCGTGGGATGGTGCGGCCGTGTGGGTGGTGCCCAACCCGAGCGGACTGAACGCCCACGAGACGGTCGAATCGCTGGCGACGGCGTACGCGCGTGCCGCCCGGGAAGCCGGCCTGCTCGGCTGA
- a CDS encoding VOC family protein, translating to MAVSLEMITVDTTDPVPLANWWSEQIGGSIHAENEGFFVVVSMGVGKPLLGFQKVDDPTPGKNRLHLDMSTDDLTAEVDRLIAAGATKIADRALPGLEWVTLADPDGNQFCVSGTRAAPES from the coding sequence GTGGCCGTCTCCCTGGAAATGATCACCGTCGACACGACCGATCCGGTTCCGCTGGCGAACTGGTGGTCCGAGCAGATCGGCGGTTCGATCCATGCCGAGAACGAGGGGTTCTTCGTCGTGGTCTCCATGGGCGTCGGCAAGCCGCTGCTGGGGTTCCAGAAGGTCGATGACCCCACGCCGGGCAAGAATCGCCTCCACCTCGACATGTCGACCGACGACCTCACCGCCGAGGTGGATCGATTGATCGCCGCCGGCGCGACGAAGATCGCCGATCGCGCGTTGCCCGGCCTCGAGTGGGTGACCCTCGCCGACCCGGACGGCAACCAGTTCTGTGTGTCCGGCACGCGGGCCGCGCCCGAATCCTGA